In Trichoderma asperellum chromosome 1, complete sequence, a single window of DNA contains:
- a CDS encoding uncharacterized protein (TransMembrane:1 (o20-41i)): MIAVRDGRMKPETMTAANKAVFRFFDAVAHVPFTLLTLNVAPSESSKSKKKSGKKRKKGHQVRVERRASERKFRKVSKTSKQEGVAGQNGGNGQNDEDIRDTEDDQVRKDDQDGQLDQYGQHGDVDQNDKGVHHSEDVQHGADVEGGENNVRNVWTFLIEKMKMKDWRWAP, encoded by the coding sequence ATGATTGCTGTTCGCGATGGCCGAATGAAGCCTGAAACTATGACTGCCGCGAACAAAGCAGTGTTCCGCTTCTTTGATGCAGTTGCGCATGTCCCGTTTACTCTACTCACTTTGAATGTGGCCCCATCGGAATCatccaaaagcaaaaagaagtcAGGCAAGAAGCGCAAAAAGGGCCACCAAGTGCGGGTTGAAAGAAGGGCTTCTGAGCGAAAATTCCGAAAGGTGTCCAAGACCAGCAAACAGGAGGGCGTGGCCGGCCAGAATGGAGGAAATGGCCAGAATGACGAAGACATCCGGGACACTGAGGATGACCAAGTTAGAAAAGACGACCAAGATGGACAACTTGACCAATATGGACAACATGGCGATGTCGACCAAAATGATAAAGGTGTCCACCATAGCGAGGATGTCCAGCATGGCGCAGATGTCGAGGGCGGCGAAAATAATGTGAGGAATGTTTGGACTTTTCTCAtagagaagatgaaaatgaaagacTGGAGATGGGCCCCCTAA